The nucleotide sequence TTTATGACCATGTTAACTATCACAATATCTGCTTAATGGCAGTTTAAAGGGAAATCCCAGTGCGTTTTGGTAGGTAACTCTATCCTTTACCTGCTCTTGAAGGGCAGCAGATGGGAGAATTGGTGTAGGCATTGAGGAAGGTAGAACCAAGCTCCCTAAGGTAGTTTATAAAAGGCAGCTGCACAACTTTGCTGCCAGGATCAAAGGTCAATCGCCCATCCTcaagaaacaagaaaagtaaCATTTAAACCATGAGCAAATGAGATAGATAGTTGCGTAAAgactaaatgtaaaatgtagtgTCTCTGTATGATGTTTAATCTTGAGATATAGCCCTGTTCTCCCATACTGCTATTATGGCAGTTAATGTGCAGTAACATAACACTGTTCTGTAATGTTTTTCATACTTACAAATGCATCACTCATCACCATCACAATGTTAGGTCTGGTTTCATTTTGGCAAAAACTCGGACCGTAattttgaaagagaaaaatcaaagcTAGTAGAAAAATATTCATGGCAATGTTTCACCTCCTGACATTCAGGTGATTTGCTGTTGCAAAAGAAGagattttgttcctcttttcctGCAAGTGCTGGCTACTTGCGAGTCTAAGGAACTCGATATCAACATCCCGGTCAcgctttcaaaataagagttttCTTGTTTAATGTAAAACGAAGCAGTCCAGCAATAATAATAGTTagtgaatatcttttttttaacagtaaaagTGACTTAACTTATGACAGAAATAAATGCCACCAATCATTCCAAACATTAATCAGAGAGGGGGAAGGTATAATAAGGAGATACGTGAACCAAGCCGTCCCCTATTTAACAtgtaatgacaaaatgtaaactcTAGGGGGAAgcatttatctttaaaaaaaataataataataaaataaaaatctacgCTGCACAGTCTGATTGAGCCAGCACCGTCATGACCACAATTGTATACTATTAGACCATTGTAAAGCAGTAGTGTCACAAAGTTGCATGTCTACGTGTTTGTGAGAAACTATATATTTAGTTAGCGAGTTAATGGCAAAATCAAATGGCATAACTGCAAgtgctgcattttgttttattcatttattttttttaatgaaagaagaTACTAAAGATGATTCAAAATACTTCGGCTAAACATGGTTTTAATCATATGCCATCCAACTTTAATGGATGGCATATAATCATACATCATCCAATTGCGTTGACATTTGGTACGGATCTTGCAATCATGGACGTCAGTAAACGGTATTGTGCCTTGTAATTAATCACACTGAATTAGAACTGGAGGGAATGTCACTGACAACCAAAATGTTGGTTGGAAGGACTGCGCGAGTTACAGTGCTCTGTTCAACAGGTGATACAGGTGAACAGCTCATCTCAGAAACCTAGGCGGCCACCAGGTGGCGTTTTGAGCCTCAGAGTTGTTTTTCTctaaaactgtgactgtgaacaCAATGAGAAATCCCAACCCCCTCATATGTGCATGGATCATTTTAATCTTAATCCAAAAACAATATATGTGATAGATTAGTGCACTGGAAGCTTTTCTTGAAGTCTGCTCACCCTCTACCCCGTTAAGTCACGAGCCTACATAGTATCCAGCAATTGTGCAGGGCCTGTGCTGCAGCCATCATACAAGATGcagctctgttgttttctgttggttgCAGTGGGATGTTGAGGTTGTAATGTGGCTGTATATATGGGAGACCATATGTGTGGATTATATTGCAGATGAGTGTGCAGATATATGCCAAGACATAAGGCTGGAAGCGGGATAAAAAGATCACATGATGATGCATTATTTCTTTATGTATATATGATGACTATATCGTAGAGCGTGAGAGCgtgtattttcatttgtttctagtACAATCAGCCAACACGTTCCTTATAACAATCGTTGGAAAGTGCGGAAATAAATTTGGATGACACTTTTTGAATAGATGCATTCATGTattttgaacaaaacaaattacCTGTAGAGTCTCACCTATTAAACCACTGTGTTGAACAATTCTTTGTGCAGTCTTTCAGCAGTTTGACCAAACTTGTCATCTGGCTATGTGCCACAGTTCTCTGCCTTGTTCCAGAAGGCGGAAGGAGGGGGCAGTGAAGCCCTGCGCATGCGCTCAAGGTTGTTTTTCACACAGCCTGTCGCTTAAAGTGAGCTGAGCTACGGGGGTTTCCTTGTCTTTGACTGGAGACCAACaaggagagaggcagatgaTAACAGCATCCATTGCTGTTATTCAGCCTTCACACATCTCAATGAACTGCTCGCAGAGAAGCCACTGATCGTGCCTACTGCTTTTTGCAGGGCAGAGATACTGATCAGTGTCTAAAAACTGCATCCCATTTTTTCTTATGAGATTATTTTTCatagacttttttattttaacttcaaGGTCTCTGTAGCCTATCTCTTTCCACCATGGTGCTAGGAAAGGTAAAGAGCTTCACAGTAAGCTACGACTGTCTCAATGACAGCAATGTTCCCGTTTTCTCCAGCGGGGACTGCGTCTCAGGGAGGGTGATCATCGAAGTCACGGGAGAAATCCGTGTGAAATCTCTCAAAATCCACGCAAAAGGATTTGCAAAAGTTCGTTGGACTGAATCGAGAAATGCTGGATCCAACACTGCCTACACGCAAAACTACACAGAAGAAGTGGAATATCTAAATCACAAAGATATTTTAATTGGACACGAGAGAGGTAAGAGTGTgtggttttattctttttaacaGAAGTTTTGTAGAAACTGTGAGATGCTCTTTGTGCTAGTTGGGGATCAGGTTCACTGTAGGATGCTGTTGTCTCGAATGCCAGAAACAGTGATGATAACATATAAAGGACACAATTAAGAGTTGGAGAACTTTGTATATCAAacattgtttccttttttgtggTGGTGTTGGTATAATTGTGGATTGTGACATTGGCTGGATACAGCTCCATCGTCACTTGTTTGTGGTCAAGGTGTCAGAATGAATGACAGCAGCTCGGGCAtccttgtttttccactgtattTCAAGTGGAAAAAACGAGAATTACAGTCATTTTCGAGACGCAGAGCGATGGACTAATAACTTGCAGTGGCGTATCTGCACATTTGTTACAAATTTCCAACGCAGAACAGCAACATTTAGGGTGTTTCTTTGTAGCTTTTCTGAAGTTTCCACCCATTGTTCAAAGCGGTTCAATCCTGTTCAGAAAACTGGACCGGGAGAGGGCGGGAGCTAAGCGCAGGCCCCTCCCTCGCGCGGGCGTCATTGGCTGAGGTGCTCATGTGTGGCCAATGACATCACTCTTTtgcagagagtgacagaaaattCTGCAACTTTTTAATTAAGAAAGCACCTGCGAAATAGAAATAACTGCAGTTAGATTTTTAAGTGCATTAAAAGCTCCGATAGAGCTGTTTCCGTTCTTTTTCCACTGACTATGACACTGACATATCTCTTTACATTAACAAATTGTGTCATTTTAGCCACAGAACCTTGTACTTGTCTGTATTTGCATAGATATACCTTTTAATGGTTTGAGTTTAGCTTAGCGTCCACGTCTAACATTTTGACTATTACCAGTGAATGGACAGTTTCTGGTCCATTCTGCAGTCGCCGACAATGTGTAGCAGGTGAATTGGTTTGGATTAGCTAACATTTTTCTTTGACTCATTTAAAGCAAATAGTGGTGGAGGGAAAAGCATCACTAGCCTTCGTTATCAGCGGGGTTGGACTTGAGATACATTGTTGCAAACGAGCGCTACAAGAAGTCGTTCACCAAAAGTAATAGTTCAACATAGGATACAATTAACCACAAGCCCTTTTTATAAAACGTTTCCTGTGAGGTGTAAGCGGTTAGAGCAGTAggaggctgctgcagctggtagTCAGAGTAAGCTTGTAGTAGTGACTGCGGTGTCGCACAGTGAATGCGTAATGAGAGCAGAGCGGCTGTGGGAAGCTGCTCGCACCGGTTTAGGCCGGTCTCCTCCTGCTAGAGTCTGCCGTTTGAGTGACAGCTCCGCACTTGTTTACCACACGGCTGCTGCTAGGGGGAGGGAGTGCTGAGCTGGCAGAAGCATACCCGGCCTGTCGACCCAGCTCTTCAGAACGCACTCATGATGTTATAAATGAAAAAGTATTTGTATTCCTTTAAGATCATTTCAAAAGCAGTTTGGCATTCAGAAGGTGTCCCCCCTCTGTAACACAGCAGagcatcttgttttgtttttttgtttttatctcaacGGAAAATGGAAACAGTCGGAGAGACAGATTTATCTGGAGATTAGGATTTCATAGTTGCCTCATATACCCTAGTTTTCCTGCCCTGGTCCATAGATTCTCTATCATATACCACAGTGGCCTTTCTGGGGATGTAGTTCTTTGTTCTATCACAAGCACAATCCTGCACCCTCCGTTTCTGGCACTTTTTCTCACATAATCAGCTTCTTTGGTGTTCTCTAAATATTGGTCTGCTTCTCATCTCTCAATACATTAATTTTTTACAGGCAGATAAATAATAGTAAATTCCATTTATTCTCTTTTGTCTCCCCCACCCTGTGTTTTTTGGTATGACTTTCAGATGCCTTCGTAGAGCATTTTACCCAGGTATGGTATACATGTGTTTGGAAAATTGTCCTCCTTGTTTTTCAGACGATGACAACTCTGAGGAAGGACTCACCACTATCCATTCAGGACGACATGAGTATGCATTCAGCCTCGAGCTTCCACAGACGTAAGTGTCTCAATAATACACTTGATTCAGAGATGCAATATCAGCACCATCACTTTACAGCTGTACATAACAtatctcttctttttccttatttcttcttttctgtagACCTCTGGCTACCTCCTTCGAAGGGAAGCATGGCAGTGTGCGCTATTGGGTAAAAGCAGAACTTCACAGGCCATGGCTCCTGCCCATGAAGACCAAGAAGGAATTTACAGTCTTTGAGCACATTGACATCAACACTCCATTATTGCTGGTAAGCTCTTTTGAAGCAGACCTTACTTTTGAATATGCCTGTCAGCTGGTGGAGGcattttacaaagaaaatacCACTTTAGTATGACTCACTCTTGATGTCACTTTCCTAATTATGGAGGCTTTGGAAAGAATTTGCCATTTTAATCTCTTGCACCCAGTTTCCAGAAATATGATAGCAGTTTCAACTGTACAACTTGAATTGGAGTGGAAgtggaaatataaatatacaatgTCCTCAGATTAATAAATGGATAGCAAGAACAGAGTGCATTATCAGTGTAACAGCTCTTAAAGTTTCTATTTTCTATTGTGTTTGtgagcaaaacaaaagacaatTCTACATTTTATGGAAGTATCATATAActcatgcatgttttttttttttttttttttttccttccttcagtCACCACAGGCCGGCACGAAAGACAAGACGCTTTGCTGTTGGTTCTGCACCTCAGGTCCTATTTCCTTAAGTGCCAAAATTGAAAGGAAGGGATACACCCCAGGTGAGAATAAGTTTATGATTAATAATGCAACTGATAACCTTGTCAGTCATTTATTAACCAAATAAGTTAATGAACATATTACACTCTGCAGATTGTTGCATTGAGTAGCAATTACACACTGGATAAAATGCTGATTACTGCTGATTATAAACGTGGGGCAGATTCACCTAACCTCTCCTTCACCTTCTTTATAACTCTGTAGGAGAGTCAATCCAGATCTTTGCTGAGATTGAGAACTGCTCATCCCGCATGGTGGTGCCAAAGGCAGCCATCTACCAGACTCAGACCTTCTATGCCAAAGGGAAGATGAAGGAGGTCAAACAGCTGGTGGCCAACCTGCGGGGAGAGTCTCTGTCCTCGGGCAAAACGGAGACCTGGAGTGGCAAGATGCTGAAGATCCCGCCTGTCTCACCCTCCATCCTGGACTGCAGCATCATCAGAGTGGAGTATTCGCTCATGGTGAGTACAGCCTTACTGTATTTGGGCTGCTTTCATGTTTAGCATAACCGCCCTCTCTTTTTGTTAGCCACCTTGCCTTTGTCCAGACATCACTAGCATAGAGACAGGTGTTACTGCCTTCATTAATTTCCTTTCTTATCACCATTATTCTGTACAGAATCAATATTTCCTAGTAAGCCAGTATCTCTTCTGCTAAAGAACCCGGCTGACTCAGCTAGCACTGCCAGATCTGGGCCTTGGATTGCACCAGGTGTTATCTCCACATGCTGCTAAGAGCATTAGCCCAGAATATCTGTGGTAACACCTGCCTTGAGGGCGCTTATAACCTCTTTACCCTGTGAGCAGACAGGCACCAGGCGAGGGCTCTACCTTGCATAAGCAACCGACCTCCAGACATTGACCCACATATTGCTGAATGACTGCATAACCCATATTGCCCTGAATAGAGTGGTCTTATCTTACACAGGGTTAAAAAAGCGTGTTTGATTTCACGTCAAATGCTCAGCCCCAAAACCCCTAACACTGCAGCACATTTATTAAACCTCGGAATGACTTGCATGTTCTAACCTGGTGTCTTTGCTTAGGTATATGTGGACATACCCGGGGCAATTAATCTGTCCCTGAACCTGCCACTGGTCATCGGAACCATCCCTCTCCACCCTTTCGGCTCCCGCACCTCCAGCGTCAGCAGCCAGTGCAGCATGAGCTGGCTGGGCATGGGTCTGCCTGAGAGGCCTGAAGGTAGGTCGAATCTCACGGTCATGAGtcaaattaaacatttctattttaaataTAATTCCCAAGAATTCTGACACACAGCTTGCTCTTCCTCCACAGCTCCTCCAAGCTATGCAGAAATTGTGACAGaagagcagaggcagagcagccTGGATGTCCCAGCAGCCCGTGAGGAGCTGGATGGACCTCTCTTCGCCTATATTCATGAGTTCCGCttccagcctcctcctctgtacTCTGAGGTAAACATCAGATACCACAGAGCAGAgcatttttccatttatttatctattatgGACTAAATTAAATCAGCTATTTGTTTCCATAAATAAAGCATCGTCTTCTGTTCCCCTCTCCACTCCAGATCGATCCAAACCCAGATCATGCCAGCCGTACAGAGGAGCGCAGGCTCAGCGCCTGCCCATCGCGCTGAAGGGATTTCCTGAAATTCCCTCTGACTGACTCGAGGAACTCAAAGGAACCCGTTTGCGAGGCACAGCTTTGTTCATTTCTCTCCAACAACAACGCTCATTCTACGCTGTTGACGtcaagagaaagacaaagtatccaaccaaccaacaaagTCTTGGACAAATACTCACAGTTGAGTTGGGTTGGACAAAATCTGTTCCTGCCTTCCCTcagtgagagaaacaggagtCACTAGTTTGGGGTATCACCTCCTTCCTGTGTCAGCCTGCTGAGGGTGGGATATGTACAGATGAACACATATTCAGTCtgtatgaaaataataaaacccCACTAGTAGCGAGAGCCCTGGTGATAGTATTGATGATGACATGGAAGAATTGCCAAGGCTCGGCTTGCAGCTCCTCTTTCACCCCTGATTCTTCTGCACTCATGGCACATATGGACATGGCTCCTTAGACAAAGGGCAGGACTAATCATGTCCAGACTTCAGCAGAATCACCCTAC is from Lates calcarifer isolate ASB-BC8 linkage group LG13, TLL_Latcal_v3, whole genome shotgun sequence and encodes:
- the arrdc3a gene encoding arrestin domain-containing protein 3a gives rise to the protein MVLGKVKSFTVSYDCLNDSNVPVFSSGDCVSGRVIIEVTGEIRVKSLKIHAKGFAKVRWTESRNAGSNTAYTQNYTEEVEYLNHKDILIGHERDDDNSEEGLTTIHSGRHEYAFSLELPQTPLATSFEGKHGSVRYWVKAELHRPWLLPMKTKKEFTVFEHIDINTPLLLSPQAGTKDKTLCCWFCTSGPISLSAKIERKGYTPGESIQIFAEIENCSSRMVVPKAAIYQTQTFYAKGKMKEVKQLVANLRGESLSSGKTETWSGKMLKIPPVSPSILDCSIIRVEYSLMVYVDIPGAINLSLNLPLVIGTIPLHPFGSRTSSVSSQCSMSWLGMGLPERPEAPPSYAEIVTEEQRQSSLDVPAAREELDGPLFAYIHEFRFQPPPLYSEIDPNPDHASRTEERRLSACPSR